The Apium graveolens cultivar Ventura chromosome 11, ASM990537v1, whole genome shotgun sequence genome has a window encoding:
- the LOC141697744 gene encoding uncharacterized protein LOC141697744, producing the protein MVRKSLEPAKTGLLALKSINADKYLKKIGLGKEDHHFWKRVGKGLLCTYALFGAAWLYNETSPLGWWTLKPKPKEEKELAHLYERREFPYPGDAEAMEEFIATGGMIGTTIGKGTLEADRDSVNFQKQLQDKKFENEAFKMWVRMRSEVVADLESKGFEIE; encoded by the exons ATGGTTCGCAAAAGTCTTGAACCTGCCAAAACAG GTCTTTTAGCACTTAAGTCGATCAATGCCGATAAATACCTGAAAAAGATAGGCCTGGGTAAGGAGGATCATCATTTCTGGAAGCGAGTAGGCAAGGGATTGTTATGCACATATGCATTGTTTGGTGCTGCATGGTTGTACAACGAAACATCGCCACTTGGTTGGTGGACACTTAAGCCGAAACCCAAGGAAGAAAAGGAGTTGGCCCATTTGTATGAACGTCGTGAATTTCCATATCCGGGCGATGCTGAGGCAATGGAGGAGTTTATTGCAACGGGAGGGATGATTGGGACAACTATCGGGAAAGGTACACTTGAAGCTGATCGAGATTCGGTTAATTTTCAGAAGCAGTTGCAGGACAAGAAGTTTGAGAATGAAGCTTTTAAGATGTGGGTGAGGATGAGGAGTGAAGTTGTCGCAGACCTTGAGAGTAAAGGGTTTGAAATTGAGTGA
- the LOC141698123 gene encoding putative anion transporter 4, chloroplastic, translated as MNFPAAVKRPITQFSSPAHQPPKPLKPHQSLIKVPPSLFKQSAKPKNCLKNDSFTFTGSRASVSMSSRVNRIRASPKDGNYVVDEVKEPSFVEFITSERIKVVAMLALALALCNADRVVMSVAIVPLSLSNGWRQSFAGVVQSSFLWGYLISPIAGGTLVDYYGGKIVMAWGVTLWSLATFLTPWAADTSLLALLLVRVLLGVAEGVALPSMNNMIARWFPLTERSQAVGLAMAGFQLGSAIGLTLSPILMSQAGVFGPFIIFGLCGFLWVLVWISATSSTPDQSPQISKYELEYIQSSRPKSFKVENELTKPKVIPPFRRLLSKMPTWSIIVANSMHSWGFFVILSWMPIYFKTIYHVDLRQAAWFSAVPWSMMAVVGYFAGVWSDNLIRRGVSVTFTRKLMQTIGFAGPGIALIALTMSKSPVMASAWLTLAVGLKSFSHFGFLVNLQEIAPQYSGVLHGLSNTAGTFAAIVGTVGAGYFVELVGSFKGFLILTAILYFMCTLFWNIFSTGERVDFDESNQVKQC; from the exons ATGAATTTTCCGGCAGCCGTGAAACGTCCGATCACACAATTCTCATCACCTGCTCATCAACCTCCCAAACCACTCAAACCCCACCAATCCTTAATCAAAGTCCCACCTTCCCTTTTCAAACAATCAGCAAAACCCAAAAATTGCTTAAAAAATGACTCATTTACATTTACAGGCTCAAGAGCTAGTGTTTCGATGAGTTCTCGGGTTAATCGAATAAGGGCATCTCCGAAAGATGGTAATTATGTTGTGGATGAAGTGAAAGAACCAAGCTTTGTTGAATTTATTACTTCTGAGAGAATTAAGGTGGTGGCAATGCTGGCTTTAGCTTTGGCTTTGTGTAATGCTGATAGGGTTGTTATGTCGGTTGCGATTGTTCCGCTGTCGCTTTCGAATGGGTGGAGGCAGTCTTTTGCTGGTGTTGTTCAG TCATCCTTTCTCTGGGGATACCTGATATCACCAATAGCCGGAGGAACTCTCGTGGACTATTACGGTGGTAAGATAGTTATGGCATGGGGTGTCACTTTGTGGTCATTGGCAACCTTTCTTACTCCATGGGCTGCTGATACTTCTTTACTAGCGTTACTTCTTGTACGTGTTCTACTTGGTGTCGCAGAAGGTGTGGCTCTTCCTAGTATGAACAATATGATAGCGAG ATGGTTCCCTCTGACAGAACGATCCCAAGCTGTTGGTCTTGCAATGGCAGGATTTCAGCTTGGAAGTGCTATCGGACTCACACTTTCTCCAATTCTCATGTCACAAGCTGGGGTTTTCGGACCATTTATAATATTTGGATTATGCGGTTTTTTGTGGGTTTTGGTATGGATTTCTGCAACTTCAAGCACTCCTGATCAAAGTCCTCAAATATCAAAATATGAGCTGGAGTATATACAAAGCAGCAGGCCAAAGTCTTTTAAGGTTGAGAATGAGTTGACAAAACCTAAAGTCATCCCTCCTTTTAGACGATTACTTTCCAAGATGCCAACTTGGTCTATAATTGTTGCAAATTCCATGCATAGCTGG GGTTTTTTTGTTATTCTCTCGTGGATGCCCATATACTTTAAGACG ATATATCATGTTGACCTCAGACAAGCCGCCTGGTTTAGTGCTGTTCCTTGGAGTATGATGGCAGTTGTAGGATACTTTGCTGGTGTTTGGTCAGATAATTTAATTCGACGTGGCGTGAGTGTCACTTTTACCAGGAAATTGATGCAG ACAATTGGTTTTGCTGGCCCTGGCATTGCTCTCATTGCTTTAACGATGTCAAAAAGTCCAGTAATGGCATCTGCATGGCTAACTTTGGCTGTCGGGCTGAAGTCATTCAGCCATTTCGGCTTCCTTGTGAACCTACAG GAAATTGCGCCGCAATATTCTGGTGTTTTGCACG GTTTGTCAAATACCGCTGGAACATTTGCCGCTATTGTGGGAACAGTCGGAGCTGGGTACTTTGTTGAACTAGTTGGCTCTTTCAAGGGATTTTTGATTCTCACAGCTATCCTCTATTTTATGTGCACTCTATTCTGGAACATCTTCTCTACCGGAGAGAGGGTTGATTTCGATGAATCAAATCAGGTCAAGCAGTGTTAG
- the LOC141698081 gene encoding calmodulin-binding receptor-like cytoplasmic kinase 2, whose translation MKKTPGPQIMKNHGQTNPQNSYPQHGYVANKNHKKSFKDVARKVSQLLSFSSCKREHSSSKLQVLDVHDHGRDFATSEDTSSKNSSRDKFVNSPEYMKALSGEKSKRVSYTIEEIIKGTANFSTANKIGEGGFGIVYRAKLKNGSFVAVKRVKKKNLNDKTSSTEFRNEILTLAKIEHLSLVKFFGFLEQRDEHLIIVEYVGNGTLREHLDGIRGNGLEIGERLDIAIDVAHAVTYLHTYTDPPIIHRDIKASNILITEKLRAKVADFGIARLAPEYPGATHISTEVKGTAGYVDPEYLMTQQLTEKSDVYSFGVLLVELITGRQPIDLKRPVNERITIKWALKKLKDGDSIMTMDQRLRRNPASIMVVEKVLKLARQCLAPSRQDRPLMKKCVETLWRIRKDYNEKCVNAAASAFPNSANVVEGGARKNRHNYFGIEDGESYKFRSA comes from the exons ATGAAGAAAACACCCGGTCCTCAAATTATGAAGAACCATGGTCAAACCAATCCACAAAACTCATATCCACAACATGGGTATGTGgcaaacaagaatcacaagaaatcTTTCAAAGATGTTGCTAGAAAAGTATCTCAACTTTTGAGCTTTAGTAGCTGCAAGAGAGAACACAGTTCTAGTAAACTTCAAGTTCTTGATGTCCATGATCATGGGAGAGACTTTGCTA CGTCAGAAGATACTTCTTCAAAAAATAGTAGCAGAGACAAGTTTGTTAATTCTCCAGAATATATGAAGGCCTTGAGTGGTGAGAAATCTAAAAGGGTTAGTTATACAATTGAAGAGATTATTAAGGGGACAGCTAATTTCTCAACAGCAAACAAAATTGGAGAAGGAGGATTTGGTATTGTATACAGAGCAAAGCTAAAAAATGGATCTTTTGTTGCGGTAAAGAGGGTGAAGAAAAAG AACTTGAATGATAAGACATCGTCAACGGAGTTCAGAAACGAAATCCTTACCTTAGCAAAGATTGAGCATTTAAGTTTGGTCAAGTTTTTTGGTTTTCTGGAGCAGAGAGATGAACATCTGATTATTGTAGAATATGTTGGGAACGGAACACTTCGAGAACATTTGGATG GAATTCGTGGGAATGGACTTGAAATTGGAGAGCGTTTAGATATTGCGATTGATGTGGCTCATGCAGTAACTTATCTACATACTTATACAG ATCCTCCCATAATTCACCGAGATATAAAAGCATCAAACATTCTCATCACAGAGAAGCTCCGTGCTAAAGTGGCAGACTTTGGAATTGCACGGTTAGCTCCTGAATATCCTGGAGCAACTCACATTTCTACGGAAGTCAAAGGAACGGCAGGGTACGTGGATCCTGAGTACCTAATGACACAACAACTTACCGAAAAGAGTGATGTGTATTCCTTTGGGGTACTTCTTGTTGAGCTAATAACTGGAAGGCAGCCAATAGATCTAAAAAGGCCAGTTAATGAGAGGATCACTATAAAATGG GCGTTGAAAAAATTAAAAGATGGAGATTCTATAATGACAATGGATCAAAGACTACGACGGAATCCAGCATCTATTATGGTGGTGGAGAAGGTCCTGAAACTAGCTCGCCAGTGCCTTGCACCTTCCAGACAAGACAGGCCCCTAATGAAGAAATGTGTTGAGACATTATGGAGAATTAGAAAAGACTACAATGAGAAATGTGTCAATGCTGCTGCTTCAGCTTTTCCCAATTCTGCAAATGTAGTTGAGGGGGGTGCTAGAAAGAATAGACATAATTATTTTGGGATTGAAGATGGTGAAAGCTACAAATTTCGTTCTGCTTAA
- the LOC141695977 gene encoding putative mitochondrial protein AtMg00820 encodes MKLWDRSKVIIDDVFVYSAALDVDINCDPEPQSVDECRRRKDWPKWKDAIQTELNSLRKREVFRPVVQTPIGVNPNGNKWVFIRKRNKKNKIMRYKARLVAHGFSQRPGIDYQETYSPVMDGITFRFILGMASKENLETRLMASLLHTYMVHLIVKSL; translated from the coding sequence atgaaattatgggatCGAAGTAAAGTCATAATtgatgatgtatttgtgtattctGCGGCATTGGATGTCGACATAAATTGtgatcctgaaccacaaagtgtaGATGAATGTCGTCGAAGAAAAGactggccaaaatggaaagacgCAATCCAAACAGAATTAAATTCATTGCGTAAAAGAGAAGTATTTAGACCTGTTGTCCAAACACCAATTGGTGTGAACCCTAATGGGaataaatgggtattcataagaaAACGAAATAAAAAGAATAAAATCATGAGATACAAAGCCCGACTTGTAGCACATGGGTTTTCTCAAAGGCCTGGCATTGATTATCAGGAGACATACTCACCAGTGATGGATGGAATTACCTTTCGTTTTATATTAGGTATGGCATCTAAAGAAAATTTGGAAACACGTCTTATGGCGTCGTTACTGCATACCTATATGGTTCACTTGATAGTGAAATCTTTATGA